In Penaeus monodon isolate SGIC_2016 chromosome 15, NSTDA_Pmon_1, whole genome shotgun sequence, a genomic segment contains:
- the LOC119581736 gene encoding potassium voltage-gated channel subfamily KQT member 1-like produces the protein MAVLICLIFSVLSTISQYEDFANGTLFWMEICLVVFFGVEYVVRLWAAGCRSKYMGIFGRIRFIRKPICIIDLIVVVASVVVLCVGSNGQVFATSAIRGIRFLQILRMLHVDRQGGTWRLLGSVVFIHRQELITTLYIGFLGLIFSSYFVYLAEKEETGEGEGDFSSYADALWWGVITVTTIGYGDTVPRTWMGKIVASCFSVFAISFFALPAXXLGSGFALKVQQKQRQKHFNRQIPAAAMLIQCLWRCYAADKHFNSTATWKIHLKDPAANNHSQSTPLSKMAKRASVLRRRKSKSKMDVSAPPENSARRDSDGDMVFYVEEPRAAGTPNRIRREGVSRGSALHSQASSVTEVASDEIDIDNDEPLGFTSLTEAHRNAIRAIRKIKYFVARRKFQQARKPYDVRDVIEQYSQGHLNMMVRIKELQRRLDQTLGKPGSYLAGIDKSGNVKPMTIGARLYRVEQQLLLLDKKLDQMLFVCNALSQKTQLPEIRNPDDHV, from the exons ATGGCTGTCCTGATTTGCCTCATCTTCAGTGTGCTGTCTACCATTTCGCAGTATGAAGACTTCGCAAACGGAACACTCTTTTGGATG gAAATCTGTTTAGTAGTGTTCTTCGGGGTGGAGTACGTGGTGAGGCTGTGGGCGGCCGGGTGCAGGTCCAAGTATATGGGCATTTTCGGAAGAATACGGTTTATTAGAAAACCAATATGTATCATAG ATCTGATAGTGGTGGTTGCGTCGGTAGTGGTACTGTGCGTCGGATCCAACGGACAAGTGTTCGCGACTTCGGCCATCCGAGGCATAAGATTTCTGCAGATCCTTCGCATGTTGCACGTGGACAGACAAGGTGGCACGTGGAGGCTCCTTGGCTCCGTTGTCTTCATCCACAGACAG GAGCTGATCACGACCCTCTACATCGGGTTCCTTGGCCTCATCTTCTCATCCTACTTCGTGTACCTGGCGGAGAAGGAGGAAacgggcgagggcgagggagacTTCTCCAGCTACGCCGACGCcctttggtggggtgtg ATCACCGTGACGACCATAGGCTACGGTGACACAGTGCCAAGGACGTGGATGGGGAAAATCGTGGCATCCTGCTTCAGTGTCTTTGCAATCTCCTTCTTCGCCCTTCCTGC NNNNNNCCTCGGGTCCGGCTTCGCCCTCAAGGTACAGCAGAAGCAGCGTCAGAAGCACTTCAACCGGCAGATCCCAGCGGCGGCCATGCTGATCCAGTGCCTGTGGAGATGCTACGCCGCCGACAAGCACTTTAATTCCACGGCCACTTGGAAGATACACTTGAAGGACCCCGCAGCTAACAACCACTCGCAGTCCACGCCGCTTAGCAAG ATGGCCAAGAGAGCAAGCGTCCTCAGAAGGCGAAAGTCCAAGAGCAAAATGGACGTCTCTGCGCCTCCGGAGAACTCGGCCCGGAGAGACAGCGATGGCGACATGGTCTTCTACGTGGAGGAACCGAGAGCAG CAGGGACCCCCAACCGCATCCGTCGCGAGGGGGTCTCTCGGGGGTCGGCGCTCCACAGCCAAGCCTCTTCCGTGACCGAGGTGGCTTCCGACGAGATAGATATCGACAACGACGAACCCTTGGGATTCACCTC ACTCACCGAGGCTCACCGCAACGCCATCAGAGCTATTAGAAAAATCAAGTATTTCGTGGCGAGGAGGAAGTTCCAGCAAGCCAGGAAACCGTATGATGTGCGTGACGTCATCGAGCAGTATAGCCAAGGTCATCTCAACATGATGGTCAGAATCAAG GAACTCCAACGCCGCCTCGACCAGACCCTCGGGAAGCCCGGGAGTTACCTTGCGGGCATCGACAAGTCAGGCAATGTCAAACCCATGACTATTGGTGCAAGGCTCTACCGCGTGGAGCAACAG TTGCTTCTCCTGGACAAGAAGTTGGACCAGATGCTGTTCGTGTGCAACGCTCTCTCCCAGAAAACCCAGTTACCTGAGATACGCAACCCGGACGACCATGTATAG